GCTGAAGCCCTCCTCCCCCATCAGCTCCTCGCGGTACAGCGACCCGTCGGCCGCCCGGTGCTGGGTGTGACGCTTGGGCGGAACGAGCCCCGCGCTGCGGTAGTGGGCCATGTCAGGGCCTCCCGGGCCTAGAAGTTGCCACGCCGCGCCTGCTCGCGCTCGATCGCCTCGAACAAGGCCTGGAAGTTGCCCTTGCCGAAGCCCAGCGAGCCGTGGCGCTCGATCAGCTCGAAGAACACCGTCGGCCGGTCGCCGATCGGCTTGGTGAAGATCTGCAGCAGGTAGCCGTCCTCGTCCCGGTCGACCAGGATCCCGCGACGCTGCAGTTCCTCGATGGGCACGCGCACCTCGCCGATCCGCTCCCGCAGCGCCGGGTCCGTGTAGTACGAGTCGGGCGTGGCGAGGAACTCGATCCCCGCGTCGCGCAGCCGGTCGACGGTCTGCACGATGTCGGGCGTCGCCAGGGCCAGGTGCTGCACGCCGGGACCGCGGTAGAACTCCAGGTACTCGTCGATCTGGGACTTCTTCTTGGCGATCGCGGGCTCGTTCAGCGGGAACTTCACCCGGTGGTTGCCGCTGGCGACCACCTTGCTCATCAGGGCGCTGTACTCGGTGGCGATGTCGTCGCCCACGAACTCGGCCATGTTGGTGAAGCCCATGACACGGCGGTAGAAGTCGACCCACTCGTCCATCCGGCCCAGCTCGACGTTGCCCACCACGTGGTCGAGCGCCTGGAAGATGGGAGGCGCTCCCGGGTCGCGCCGCAGGGTCGACGACCGTGCCACGAAGCCCGGCAGGTAAGGGCCGGAGTACCGGCTGCGGTCGACCAGCGAGTGTCGCGTGTCGCCGTACGCGGCGATCGCCGCCATCCGCACGGTGCCGTGCTCGTCGGTGACGTCGTGCGGCTCCTGCAGGATCGTCGCGCCCTGCTCGCGGGCGTGGCGCACGCACACGTCCACGTCGGGGACCTCGAGCGCGACGTCGACGACCCCGTCGCCGTGGAGGCGGTGGTGATCCATCACAGGGCTGTCGGGCGCGACGCCACCGCGGAGCACGAAACGGACGGCGCCACTCGCGACGACGTACGCGTGATGGTCGCGGTTGCCGGTCTCGGGGCCGGAGTAGGCCACGAGGTCCATGCCGTAGGCGGACATGAAGAAGTGGGCCGACTGGGTGGCGTTGCCGACGTCCCACACCAGCGCGTCCCAGCCGGTGACCGGGAACGGGTCCGTCGTGGCATCGTGCTCGACCAGGCCGACGAGCTGGCGCAGCTGATCGAGGTCGAGGTGGGCGAGCCGCTCGGCGTCCGTGAGATCGAGAGTCATGTGACTCAGGACACACCTGAGGTCGGCGCTGGGCAACCTCCACCCCCGGAACTGTCCACGCTAGACATTCAGCGCACAACAACCGGGTCGGAACTGTCCAGATTGCTAGGCTCGATCCATGGTGGACCGTTTGGATGTCGCGCTCATCGAGGCCATGCACGACCACCCCCGGGTCGGTGACCTGGAGTTGTCACGACTCCTGGGCGTCGCCCGAGCGACGGTCCAGTCGCGCCTGCGCAAGCTGGAGGAGTCGGGCGTGATCACCGGGTACGCCCCCGACATCGACCTCGCGGCCGCCGGCCACCCGGTGCAGGCGTTCGTGACGCTGCAGATCGTCCAGGGCTCCATCGACGCCGTCACCGAGGAGCTCATGTCGCTGCCGAGCGTCCTCGAGGCCTTCATCACCAGCGGTGAGGCGGACATCGTCTGCAAGATCGCCGCGACGTCCCACGAGGACCTCAAGGACACGCTGCTGCACATCAGCGGATCCGGGTCCGTGGCCCGCACCAGCAGCGTGATCGTGCTGTCCGAGCTCGTCCCCCCTCGGGTCCTTCCCGTGCTGCGCCGGGGAGCGTCCGATCCTCCGCCGCGCGCGCCCGCTTTCCGCTGAGGCCCCTTCAGCTGCGACCAGCCAGGGTGGACCATCGAAGGTATGCGGCAGATCGTGGTGGTGGCGCAGGGCGCACGTGCGTCCTCGATCGCCGACGCGCTGCGCGCCGCTGGATTCGAGGTCCACGTGACCTCGGGGGGCAGTGGGCTCGCCGACGCGCGCCACGACGAGGCCGACCTCGTCGTGCTCGATCCGGACAGTGCGGGGACGCACGGGGTCGCCATGGTCGAGCGTCAGGGCGAGGAACGACCGGCGCTCCCGGTCGTCGTCCTGGCTGCCGGGACCGACGACCACGAGGTGGTCTCCCGCGTCCGGGAGCACCTCCGGCGCACGGACCCGTCCCCGGGCGGCGGCGAAGACCTGTCCACCGGCGCACTGCGGCTCGACGCCCGGGCCCGGCGCGCCTGGGTGGGCGAACGCGAGGTCGCGCTCTCACCGCGGGAGTTCGCCCTGGCCAAGACCCTGCTGCGCCATCGCGGGCAGGTCCTCACGCGCGAGCAACTGCTCGAGCACGTCTGGGGACACGAGAACGGACTGCGCTCGAACGTCGTCGACGTGTACGTCGGCTACCTGCGCAGGAAGCTCGGCAGCGACGCGGTCGTCACGGTGCGCGGCATCGGCTACCGCGCGGGCTGACTCAGACCAGCGGACGCCACGGGCGCAGCAGCCGCTCGTACAGCCGCGCGATGGTGGGACGCGACCGCCACGTGGCGACGTCGAGCACCTCGGCCTTCTGGGCGTCGCGCTCGAAGATGCGGCTCATGCCCCGGGCCAGCTTCTCGTCGAGGATCTCGAGGTTGATCTCGTAGTTGCCGGTCAGGCTCAGCCGGTCGATGTTGGCCGTGCCGATGGTCGACCACTCGCCGTCGATCGTCATGGTCTTGGCGTGCACCATGTGGTCGCGGTAGCGCAGGATCTCGATCCCGGCCTCCAGCATCGGACCGAAGTAGCTGCGGGCGATGAAATCGGCCACGACATGGTTCGACACCTTCGGCACCAGGATCCGCACGTGCACGCCGCGCCGGCTGGCGTCGATCAGCGCCTGCAGGATGTCCTGGTCGGGGATGAAGTACGCCTGCGTGATCTCGATGGTCGACACGGCACGGTCGATGGCCTCGAGGTACATCCCGCGGATCGGGAAGATCAGCTGGCGCGGGACGTTGCGGTGGGCCCGCACGTGCGGATCCCACGTGGCCTCGGTCAGGGCCCGGATCTTCGTGCGGAACAGGCTGTCGTTCCAGAAGTCGATGACCGCGTTCTCGAGGTCCCACACCGCCGGACCCGTGAGGGCCACGTGGGTGTCGCGCCACTCGTTCGCGTAGAGGCTGCCGATGTTGTACCCACCCACGAACCCGATGGCGTCGTCGACGACGAGGATCTTGCGGTGGTCACGGCCCCACGAGCGCGGGCTGAACACGTTCAGGCGCCGCGGCAGGATCGGGTAGCGCATCATCTTGATCCCGTGACCGAACCGGAAGAAGCGCGGCGGCACGACGAGGTTCGCGAACCCGTCGTAGATCACGCACACCTCGACGCCGCGGTCGGCCGCGTCGCGCAACGCCTGGCGGAACCGGCGGCCCATCGCGTCGGCCTTGATGATGTAGGACTCCAGCAGGATGCGGCGACGGGCCCCGGCGATCGCCGCGAGCATGTCGTCGTACAGCACCTCGCCCGAGACGTAGACCTGCACCTCGTTGCCGCCGCCGATCGGGAAGTGCTCGGCGGGGACGCGCGGCAGCGGAGGCGTGCCCTTGGCACGCAGGCGCTTGCGGATCGAGGTCGTCGCCATCAGCGAGACGATGGCGCCCACCTGGACCAGCAGGCCGCCGAGGAGGACACGTCGGACCCACCCGCGAGAAGACGAAGATCCGAACGGCATGGCGTTCAGCCTAGGCCGTCTCAGACGAAGACTGCGACCGGGCGCGCCCCGGCGCCCGCGGACTCGTACAACGCCAGGAAGGAGCCGTCGGGCGCGAACATCGCGACCGGGGCGCCGGGCGGCAGCTGCAGGTCCGGAAGGGCCCGGCCGAACCGGACGGCCTGGGCCTGCTGCTCGGAGAGCTCGGCCCCCGGGAAGGAGGCGCGAGCGGCGTCGTCGAGGCCGACGATCTCGAAGGACTGCGCCAGCTCGTCGAGCGTGCGGGCGCGGTCGAGGCCGAAGCGGCCCACGCGAGTGCGCCGCAGGCTGGTGAGGTGTCCCCCGACGCCCAGCGAGGCGCCGAGATCGCGTGCCAGCGCACGCACGTACGTGCCGCTGGAGCACTCGACCCGGACCTGGGCGTACGCCCTCGTTCCGGGCGTGAAGTCGAGCAGCTCGAAGGTCGAGACCTCGACCGCGCGGGCGGCCAGCTCGACCTGCTCGCCCGAACGGACCCGGGCGTAGGAGCGCTTGCCGTCGACCTTGATCGCCGACACCGCGGACGGCACCTGCTCGATCTTGCCGGTCAGCGGGAGCATCGCCTCGCGCACCGCCTCCGCGCCGAGGGACGAGGCGTCGGCGGTGCCGGTCTCGTCCCCCTGCGCGTCGTCGGTGACGGTCGTGGCGCCCAGGGCGATCGTCGCGAGGTACTCCTTGTCGGAGCCCGCGACATAGCCCAGCAGCCGCGTCGCACGGTTGACCCCGACCACCAGGACTCCGGTGGCCATCGGGTCGAGCGTGCCGGCGTGGCCGACCTTGCGCGTGCCGGCCAGCCGGCGGATGCGCGCGACGACGTCGTGCGAGGTCCAGTCAGCGGGCTTGTCGACGACGACGAGCCCGCTGGCCGGACCACCCGGTGACTCAGTCGTCACCGGGCTCCTCGTCGTCCTCGCGCACCTTGTACGGATCCGGCTCGCCGGCGTACGCCGCGCCCTGGGCCCGCTCGGCGACGCGGGCGTCGGACTCGCGGGCCTTGGCCAGCAGCTCCTCGATCTCGCGCGCCGTCTCGGGCACCGAGTCCAGGAAGAACTCGAGCGACGGCGTGTGCCGCACCCCGAGCTGACTGCCGACCTCCTTGCGGATCAGGCCGGTGGCGCTGATCAGCGCCGCCGCCGTGTCCGCCCGAGCGCGCTCGTCGCCCATGACCGTGTAGAAGATCGAGGCGTGCTGACCGTCACCGGTCAGCCGCACATCGGTGATGGTGACGAAGCCGAGCCGCGGGTCCTTGACCCGCCGCTCGAGCATCGTCGCCACGATCTCCTTGATGCGGTCGGAGAGCTTGGCCTGACGTGGACCTGCCATGTCAGTCGCGCTTCTTCTCGACCAGCTCGAAGGCCTCGATCACGTCGCCGACCTTGATGTCGGAGTACGAGACCACGACACCGCACTCGAAGCCCTCGCGGACCTCGGACGCGTCGTCCTTCTCACGGCGCAGGGACAGGACGTCGAGGTTGTCGGCCACGACCGAGCCGTCGCGCACGATGCGAACCTTCGCATTGCGGCGGATGGACCCGCTGGTGACCATGCAGCCCGCGATGTTGCCGCCCTTGACCTTCGACGACTTGAAGATGTCGCGGATCTCGGCGGTACCGAGCTGCTGCTCCTCGTAGATCGGCTTGAGCATGCCCTTGAGGGCCGCCTCGATCTCGTCGATGGCCTGGTAGATGACCGAGTAGTACTTGATCTCGACACCCTCGCGGTCGGCCAGCTCCGTCGCCTTGCCCTGCGGGCGGACGTTGTAGCCGACGATGACCGCGTTGGACGCAGCCGCCAGGTTGACGTCGGTCTCGGTGATCGCGCCGACACCGCGGTCGATGACCCGCAGTGCGACCTCGTCGCCGATCTCGATGTTGGCCAGCGAGTCCTCGAGCGCCTCGACCGAGCCGGCGCCGTCACCCTTGAGGATGAGCAGCAGCTCGTCGGTCTCGCCCTTCTCCAGCGAGGACATGAAGTCCTCGAGGGTCCGGCGACCCGAACGCTTGGCCAGCAGCGCGTTGCGCTCACGGGCCTCACGCTTCTCGGCGATCTGACGGGCCAGGCGGTCGTCCTCGACCACCATGAAGTTGTCACCTGCGCCGGGCACGGCCGTCAGGCCGAGCACGAGCGCCGGACGCGACGGGGTCGCCTCCTCGATGTTGGCACCGAACTCGTCGAGCATGGCGCGCACACGACCGAAGGCCGGTCCGGCCACGAGCGAGTCGCCGACCCGCAGCGTGCCGCGCTGGACCAGCACGGTGGCGACGGGGCCACGACCGCGGTCGAGGTGAGCCTCGATCGCGAGACCCTCGGCCCGCTGGTTCGGGTTGGCACGCAGGTCCAGCTCGGCGTCCGCCGTCAGCACGATGGCCTCCAGCAGCGCGTCGAGACCGATCTCGGACTTGGCCGAGACGTCGATGAACATCGTGTCTCCGCCGTACTCCTCGGGCACGAGACCGTACTCGGTCAGCTGGCCGCGGACCTTGGTCGGATCGGCGCCTTCCTTGTCGATCTTGTTGACCGCGACGACGACCGGGACACCGGCGGCCTTGGCGTGGTTGAGCGCCTCGACCGTCTGCGGCATGACGCCGTCGTCGGCCGCGACCACGAGGATCGCGATGTCGGTCGCCTGGGCACCACGGGCTCGCATGGCGGTGAACGCCTCGTGACCCGGGGTGTCGATGAAGGTGATCGCGCGCTCGTTGCCGTCGACCTCGGTGGTGACCTGGTAGGCACCGATCGACTGCGTGATGCCGCCGGCCTCCTTGGCCGCGACGTTCGCCTGACGCAGGGCGTCGAGCAGCTTCGTCTTGCCGTGGTCGACGTGACCCATGACGGTGACGACCGGCGGGCGCGCCGTCAGATCGGAGTCGTCGCCGACGTCCTCGCCGAACTCCAGCGAGAAGGACTCGAGCAGCTCGCGGTCCTCGTCCTCGGGCGAGACGACCTGGACGTCGTAGTTCAGCTCCTCACCGAGCAGCTGCAGCGTCTCGTCGTTGACCGACTGGGTCGCGGTGACCATCTCGCCGAGGTGGAACAGCACCTGGACGAGCGATGCCGCGTCGACGCCGATCTTGTCGGCGAAGTCGGTCAGCGAGGCGCCACGTGCGAGGCGCACTGCCTCGCCGTCGCCCTTGCGGACGCGCACGCCGCCGATCGACGGCGCCTGCATCTGGTCGAATTCCTGACGCTTCGCGCGCTTGCTCTTGCGACCACGACGCACGGGGCCACCGGCGCGGCCGAAGGCACCCTGGGTGCCGCCGCGCTGGTTGCGACCGGGTCCACCGGGACGACCGCCGCCCGCGGGGGGACCACTGAAGCCGCCGGGACGAGCGCCGCCACCGGCACCGCCGCCGGGACGGCCTGCGCCGCCACCGCCACCGGGACGACCACCGGGACCACCGGCGCGACCGCCGGGGCCGGGACGGCCACCGGGACGTGCCGGGGTGACCGACGACTGCTTGGGCATCATGGCCGGGTTCGGGCGGGGCATGCCCGGACGTGCCGGAGCGGCGCCGGCGCCACCCTCACGTGCGGCAGGCGGCCGCGGGGCGCGGTCCTGCTGCATGCCCTGCTTGGACGAGAACGGGTTGTTGCCCGGACGCGCCGCAGGGGTGCGAGGACCAGGACGGGGGCCGCCGGTGGGCAGGCCGCCGGCCTGACCCGGACGCGGCGTGGAAGCCGGACCCGGACGCGGGCCCGGGGTACGGGTCGGAGCGGGGCCGGGACGGGCACTCGTGGACTCGGCAGCCGGGGCCGGAGCCTCAGGAGCCGGAACCTCGGCCGCAGGAGCCTCCGGGGCCGGAGCCTCGGGAGCTGCGGGCGCGGGTGCCTTGGGACCGGGGGTGGGAGCCGGGCCGGGCTTCGGCGCGGCGGGAGCCGACGGGGTGGCCGGCGGTGCGGCGACCTCGGCGGCGGCGGACTCGGCGGGAGCCGGCGCGGGGGCCTTCTCCTTCGCCTGGGGGGCCTCGGCCGGCTGGGCGGCGGGGGCCTTCTTGGGGGACTTCTTGGCGCCCTGCTCGCGCAGGCGGTCGCCGTGCTCCTCCTTGAGGCGGCGCACGACAGGCGCCTCGACGGTCGAGGACGCGGACTTCACGTACTCGCCCATCTCCTTGAGGGTGGACAGGACGACCTTGCTCTCAACACCTAGCTCGCGGGCGAGCTCGTGGACTCTTACAGCCACTCTTCTCCTTCAGGGATCCGGCCCCGAAGGAGGCACGGATCAGTAGTTGACGTACAGGCTCATTGGGAAGTACTCATCGAGTGCTCATGAGCGTGTGCTCCGATTTCCGTTTCGAGTGGCACCGGTCGGTACCACGGGTGGTCAGGCTCTCCGGGCGACTTCGGCTCGCACCCAATCAGCGACGGCGTTCGTACTGACGGGCCCTTCGAGACGAAGCGCCCTGACGAACGCCCGCCGGTCGAGGGCGAGCTTCAGGCACCGTTCCGCGGGGTGCAAGTGCGCTCCGCGGCCCGGTCGAGATCCGCCGGGATCGGGCTCCACGGTCCATCCCGTGTCATCCCGGTCGGCGACGACTCTCACCAGAGTGGTCTTGTCCGCACGCTGCCGACATCCGACGCACGTACGAATCACCATCGTCAAGTCTAGCGGCTCTACCGGGAGGACGACGAATCGCCATCGGGCACGGGCGCGGTGTCGGGCCGGATGTCGATCCGCCAACCGGTCAACTTCGCTGCGAGGCGGGCGTTCTGGCCCTCCTTGCCGATCGCCAGGGAAAGTTGGAAGTCCGGCACGACGACCCGCGCTGAGCGCATCGTCTCGTCCACGATCGTCACGCCCTTGACCTGGGCCGGCGACAACGCGTAGGCGATGAACTCGGCCGGGTTCTCGCTGAAGTCGACGATGTCGATCTTCTCGCCGTGCAGCTCGCTCATCACCGAGCGCACCCGCTGGCCCATCGGACCGATGCAGGCGCCCTTGGGGTTGACGCCTGGAGCGTTCGCCTTGACCGCGATCTTCGTACGGTGACCGGCCTCGCGGGCGATCGCGGCGATCTCGACGGTGCCGTCGGCGATCTCGGGCGACTCCAGCGCGAACAGCAGCTTCACCAGGTTCGGGTGGGTGCGCGACACCTTGACGCGGGGCCCGCGCATGCCGCGCTCGACCTCGTAGACGTACGCCTTGATCCGCTCGCCGTGGGCGTAGCGCTCCTCGGGGACCCGCTCGTTCACCGGCAGGATCGCCTCGATGTTGCCCAGGTCGATCAGCACGTCGCCGGGCGACCGGCCCTGCTGGATGACACCGGAGACGATGTCGCCGACCCGGCCGGAGAACTCGCCGAACTTGCGCTCGTCCTCGACGTCGCGGATGCGCTGCATGATCAGCTGGCGGGCGACCGACGCGGCGAAGCGACCGAAGTCCTCCGGGGTGTCGTCGAACTCCTCGGTGAAGGTCGCCGGCTGGGGCTCGCCGTCCTCGGTGGGCGGCGGGGTGACCCGCTCGCGGGCCCACACGGTGACGTGGCCGGTCTTGCGGTCCAGCTCGACGCGCGCGTGCTGCTGCGCGCCGCCGGTCTTGTGATACGCGGACAGCAGCGCGGTCTCGATCGCGTCGACGACGAGGTCGAAGCTGATCCCCTTCTCGCGCTCCAGCATCCGCAGCGCGGACATGTCGATGTCCATCAGACGTCCTTCCGGTTCAACTCGATCTGGACGACGGCCTTGACGATCTCGTCGTACGGGAAGCGGGTGGTGTCACCCGAGATGCTCAGCTCGACGCCGCTGTCGTCGCTCGAGCCGATACGGGCCTCGAAGCGCTCGCCGTCGGTGAGCTCGACCGCGACGAGGCGGCCGGCGTTGCGGCGCCAGTGGCGCGGCTCGACGAGGGGGCGGTCGACGCCACGCGAGGCGACCTCGAGGGTGTAGCGGCCCTCCCCCATCACGTCGGACTCGTCGAGGACGGCGGAGATGGCACGGGTGGCCTCGGCGACCTGGTCGATGCCGACGCCGCCATCGCGATCGACGGCGACGAGCAGACGGCGGCGCTCGTCCTTGCCCAGCAGCTCGACCTCTTCGAGGTCAAGTCCCAGCGAGGCGGTCACGGGCTCGAGGAGACTCGATATCCGGTCGATGATCGGGGTCGTCATCTCTGGTCCTCTTCAGTTGTGGTGCGTGAACACCCCATCTTATCGAAGTGCGCTCGCTCGGTAGTCTGCGGTCGTGAGCAGCCGTCGTGTCGTCCTGGCAGCCGCCGGTGGCGTGGCCGTCGCGCTGGCCGGCCTCTTCGTCACCGACACCTTCGACGACGCCCTGCGTGCCGTGGGCGCGAAGCCCAAGCCGCTCCCCCGTCCCGAGGACACCTCCTTGATGAAGGCCGTGGTGGACGACCAGCAGCGGGTGCTGGCCATCGCACGCGGAGCCGACAACACCGCCGTCGCGACCCTGCTGGCCGCCCAACTGGAGCAACTCGGCGCCACCCCCGGGACCACGACGACCGCGGGTGACCTCGCGGGAGCGCTGCGCACCGCCTCCCGCCATCGCGCGACCGACGCCCGGACCGCGATCTCGCCGGAGTTCGCCCAGGTTCTGGCCTCCCTGTCGGCCGGCCTCGCCCAAGCGGTGACGCTGGCATGAGCGCCGAGACGCAGCTGCGCCTCACCGAGCGCTGGCTGGCCCTCGAGCACGAGGCGATCTGGGTCCTGGGACTCGTGGGCGCACGCTTCCCCGACCTGGCCGGCGCCGCACGCAAGGACCTGGCGGCGCACCGGACCACCCGGGATCG
Above is a window of Aeromicrobium senzhongii DNA encoding:
- the hppD gene encoding 4-hydroxyphenylpyruvate dioxygenase; the encoded protein is MTLDLTDAERLAHLDLDQLRQLVGLVEHDATTDPFPVTGWDALVWDVGNATQSAHFFMSAYGMDLVAYSGPETGNRDHHAYVVASGAVRFVLRGGVAPDSPVMDHHRLHGDGVVDVALEVPDVDVCVRHAREQGATILQEPHDVTDEHGTVRMAAIAAYGDTRHSLVDRSRYSGPYLPGFVARSSTLRRDPGAPPIFQALDHVVGNVELGRMDEWVDFYRRVMGFTNMAEFVGDDIATEYSALMSKVVASGNHRVKFPLNEPAIAKKKSQIDEYLEFYRGPGVQHLALATPDIVQTVDRLRDAGIEFLATPDSYYTDPALRERIGEVRVPIEELQRRGILVDRDEDGYLLQIFTKPIGDRPTVFFELIERHGSLGFGKGNFQALFEAIEREQARRGNF
- the rbfA gene encoding 30S ribosome-binding factor RbfA, giving the protein MAGPRQAKLSDRIKEIVATMLERRVKDPRLGFVTITDVRLTGDGQHASIFYTVMGDERARADTAAALISATGLIRKEVGSQLGVRHTPSLEFFLDSVPETAREIEELLAKARESDARVAERAQGAAYAGEPDPYKVREDDEEPGDD
- a CDS encoding YlxR family protein, which gives rise to MVIRTCVGCRQRADKTTLVRVVADRDDTGWTVEPDPGGSRPGRGAHLHPAERCLKLALDRRAFVRALRLEGPVSTNAVADWVRAEVARRA
- the nusA gene encoding transcription termination factor NusA, with protein sequence MDIDMSALRMLEREKGISFDLVVDAIETALLSAYHKTGGAQQHARVELDRKTGHVTVWARERVTPPPTEDGEPQPATFTEEFDDTPEDFGRFAASVARQLIMQRIRDVEDERKFGEFSGRVGDIVSGVIQQGRSPGDVLIDLGNIEAILPVNERVPEERYAHGERIKAYVYEVERGMRGPRVKVSRTHPNLVKLLFALESPEIADGTVEIAAIAREAGHRTKIAVKANAPGVNPKGACIGPMGQRVRSVMSELHGEKIDIVDFSENPAEFIAYALSPAQVKGVTIVDETMRSARVVVPDFQLSLAIGKEGQNARLAAKLTGWRIDIRPDTAPVPDGDSSSSR
- a CDS encoding response regulator transcription factor — protein: MRQIVVVAQGARASSIADALRAAGFEVHVTSGGSGLADARHDEADLVVLDPDSAGTHGVAMVERQGEERPALPVVVLAAGTDDHEVVSRVREHLRRTDPSPGGGEDLSTGALRLDARARRAWVGEREVALSPREFALAKTLLRHRGQVLTREQLLEHVWGHENGLRSNVVDVYVGYLRRKLGSDAVVTVRGIGYRAG
- the rimP gene encoding ribosome maturation factor RimP, with protein sequence MTTPIIDRISSLLEPVTASLGLDLEEVELLGKDERRRLLVAVDRDGGVGIDQVAEATRAISAVLDESDVMGEGRYTLEVASRGVDRPLVEPRHWRRNAGRLVAVELTDGERFEARIGSSDDSGVELSISGDTTRFPYDEIVKAVVQIELNRKDV
- the infB gene encoding translation initiation factor IF-2 — translated: MAVRVHELARELGVESKVVLSTLKEMGEYVKSASSTVEAPVVRRLKEEHGDRLREQGAKKSPKKAPAAQPAEAPQAKEKAPAPAPAESAAAEVAAPPATPSAPAAPKPGPAPTPGPKAPAPAAPEAPAPEAPAAEVPAPEAPAPAAESTSARPGPAPTRTPGPRPGPASTPRPGQAGGLPTGGPRPGPRTPAARPGNNPFSSKQGMQQDRAPRPPAAREGGAGAAPARPGMPRPNPAMMPKQSSVTPARPGGRPGPGGRAGGPGGRPGGGGGAGRPGGGAGGGARPGGFSGPPAGGGRPGGPGRNQRGGTQGAFGRAGGPVRRGRKSKRAKRQEFDQMQAPSIGGVRVRKGDGEAVRLARGASLTDFADKIGVDAASLVQVLFHLGEMVTATQSVNDETLQLLGEELNYDVQVVSPEDEDRELLESFSLEFGEDVGDDSDLTARPPVVTVMGHVDHGKTKLLDALRQANVAAKEAGGITQSIGAYQVTTEVDGNERAITFIDTPGHEAFTAMRARGAQATDIAILVVAADDGVMPQTVEALNHAKAAGVPVVVAVNKIDKEGADPTKVRGQLTEYGLVPEEYGGDTMFIDVSAKSEIGLDALLEAIVLTADAELDLRANPNQRAEGLAIEAHLDRGRGPVATVLVQRGTLRVGDSLVAGPAFGRVRAMLDEFGANIEEATPSRPALVLGLTAVPGAGDNFMVVEDDRLARQIAEKREARERNALLAKRSGRRTLEDFMSSLEKGETDELLLILKGDGAGSVEALEDSLANIEIGDEVALRVIDRGVGAITETDVNLAAASNAVIVGYNVRPQGKATELADREGVEIKYYSVIYQAIDEIEAALKGMLKPIYEEQQLGTAEIRDIFKSSKVKGGNIAGCMVTSGSIRRNAKVRIVRDGSVVADNLDVLSLRREKDDASEVREGFECGVVVSYSDIKVGDVIEAFELVEKKRD
- the truB gene encoding tRNA pseudouridine(55) synthase TruB, with amino-acid sequence MTTESPGGPASGLVVVDKPADWTSHDVVARIRRLAGTRKVGHAGTLDPMATGVLVVGVNRATRLLGYVAGSDKEYLATIALGATTVTDDAQGDETGTADASSLGAEAVREAMLPLTGKIEQVPSAVSAIKVDGKRSYARVRSGEQVELAARAVEVSTFELLDFTPGTRAYAQVRVECSSGTYVRALARDLGASLGVGGHLTSLRRTRVGRFGLDRARTLDELAQSFEIVGLDDAARASFPGAELSEQQAQAVRFGRALPDLQLPPGAPVAMFAPDGSFLALYESAGAGARPVAVFV
- a CDS encoding phospholipase D-like domain-containing protein — its product is MPFGSSSSRGWVRRVLLGGLLVQVGAIVSLMATTSIRKRLRAKGTPPLPRVPAEHFPIGGGNEVQVYVSGEVLYDDMLAAIAGARRRILLESYIIKADAMGRRFRQALRDAADRGVEVCVIYDGFANLVVPPRFFRFGHGIKMMRYPILPRRLNVFSPRSWGRDHRKILVVDDAIGFVGGYNIGSLYANEWRDTHVALTGPAVWDLENAVIDFWNDSLFRTKIRALTEATWDPHVRAHRNVPRQLIFPIRGMYLEAIDRAVSTIEITQAYFIPDQDILQALIDASRRGVHVRILVPKVSNHVVADFIARSYFGPMLEAGIEILRYRDHMVHAKTMTIDGEWSTIGTANIDRLSLTGNYEINLEILDEKLARGMSRIFERDAQKAEVLDVATWRSRPTIARLYERLLRPWRPLV
- a CDS encoding Lrp/AsnC family transcriptional regulator translates to MVDRLDVALIEAMHDHPRVGDLELSRLLGVARATVQSRLRKLEESGVITGYAPDIDLAAAGHPVQAFVTLQIVQGSIDAVTEELMSLPSVLEAFITSGEADIVCKIAATSHEDLKDTLLHISGSGSVARTSSVIVLSELVPPRVLPVLRRGASDPPPRAPAFR